From one Candidatus Aminicenantes bacterium genomic stretch:
- a CDS encoding DUF2892 domain-containing protein yields MTCNVGKTDRIVRVIVGAGIAALGFYFKSWWGLLAIVPLLTAAIGFCPLYVPLKISTVKKKKTE; encoded by the coding sequence ATGACTTGCAACGTCGGAAAAACGGACAGGATCGTCCGGGTGATCGTCGGAGCCGGAATCGCCGCCTTGGGCTTTTATTTCAAGAGCTGGTGGGGGCTGCTGGCCATCGTCCCGCTGCTGACGGCGGCGATTGGCTTTTGTCCCCTTTATGTGCCGCTGAAGATCTCGACGGTTAAGAAGAAAAAAACAGAATAG